The segment CATTTGGCGATTTGCGGGAACGGGTGCTGCACCTGCTTCTGAAGCTGTCCGAGAAGTTCGGCATCGGCAAGGAAGACCCGGTCAAAATCGATCTCGCCCTGACGCACCAGGAGATCGCGAATATGATCGGCGCCACGCGCGAGGCTGTCACGGTTGTGCTGAATGAGCTGGTTAGGGACGGCATGCTGGAGACGGGCCGCAAGAGCATTGCGGTATACCAAGCGGCGTCAAGAAGCTGTCTGGAGCTAGGCTGCAAAAGCAAATAAGCATGCGACATCCGGAGAAACCTATAACTTTTTATAGGTTTCTTTTCTTTTGTAAGTTACATTACAGAACTAGGGAGAGGAGATGGTCTACAATGAGTTCAACTTACAGAAAAGGAGTGAACAACATGGGAGCCGTTACTTTAACGCAATCCACGTTTCAAGAGCAAATTGATCAGGGGGTCACACTGGTTGACTTCTGGGCACCTTGGTGCGGACCGTGCAAAATCCAGATTCCAATCATCGAGGAGCTGTCCACGGAGCTGGATCAGGCTACCATTGCGAAGGTGAATGTCGATCAGGAGCCGGAGCTTGCGTCCAAATACGAAATTATGAGTATTCCGACACTGCTTCTTTTTAAAGATGGAGAGCTTGTGGATAAAATGGTTGGTCTTCAAAGCAAAGAAGTGTTGAAGAACAAATTAAATATATAATCTTACCCCAAAAGGAGAGGCTACAGAATGAAAAAGTTTGCGATTATTGTTCACTCGTCAGAGAATGAGCTGGGCCGTGCGCTTCACGCTCTGCTGTATGCTATGGAGCTGAATGAGGCGGGCCATGAGGTCAAGGTTATTTTTGACGGAGCAGGTACTGTGTGGGTGAAGAAATTTGAGGATCCGGCAAGTGACTACAATCCGGTCTACAATGCCGTGAAGAACCAGGGTCTGATCGCAGGCGTCTGCGAATACTGCTCGAACGCATTTGGCGTAAATGAGGATGTGAAGCAGTCCGGTCTGGCCTCCATGGGAGAGCGCGACGGACATCCAAGCATCGCCGAGCTGGTTGCTGCCGACTACCAGATCATCACCCTTTAATCCGGCGCACCGCTGCCGGGTATGATATAATACATCTCATGTGCCGAGACCGGCCGGAGAGGTTAGACGATGAGCTGAAGGAGGATGCAGAGCATGGATCGAATTCAAAGCAAGCAGCAATATGAGGATCTGATTAACCGCGAAGGGCTGACGGTCATTAAATATGACGCCACCTGGTGTCCGGATTGCAAGACGCTGGACAAATTTATGCCTGACATCGTAAGCAAGCATCCCGACAAGGAGTTTTATGCCTTGGATGTGGAGCAGCTGGAGGATGTGGCGAGCCATAATGAAGTGCGCGGCATTCCAAGCCTGCTCGTGTATCAAAATGGCGTGAAGCTGGCACATCTGCACAGCAAGTATGCCAAGACACCGAATCAGATTTCAGAGTATTTGGAGACACTGGAGTCCAAGAACTGAATCTGATCATGAAATAGCAGCCCCGGTCTGAGAAAGCCGGGGCTGCTTCCTTAACGAATGGCGGGAAAACAGCGAAAGTGCATTTTAAACATACAAAAGTATAGTAACTTATTATAAACTGGTGTATAATCAGATGATATAGATGACATTACAAATATAAATTTGAATATGGATCTTCGGGGTAGGGTGAAATTCCTGACCGGCGGTGATGGCATGAATCTCTTAAGGCATTCATGTATAAGCCCGCGACTCGCTGTATGGTTTATACAGCGACTGACCTGGTGGAACTCCAGGGCCGACGGTAAAGTCCGGATGGGAGAAGATCAATCACAGGTGTGCTGCGCGGTTTTTTGAACGGCGTGAGCAGGCTTGTTTGGTCAGCCCCCGAGCTCTCGATTCCAGGATGGAATGGACAGCCGGGGGCTTTCTTGCGGTAAGACTCCGTATTCGAGGATAGGAGAAGTCAATGATGGCACGTGCAGGCACAAGCTCCAATCTCCATGCAGATGGAAGGAATTACTCTCGGCTTCACGCAGGAGGCGGCTTCTGGCTCGTCGCTCTGGGAGCCGCGCTCTGGGGGATTAACCCCCTGTTTCGAGTGACGTTATTGAACTACATGACCTCGGCGCAGATTGTGATGCTGGAGCATCTGCTCATCTCGCTGATCGCGGTGCCCATTCTCTGGCGTAACCGGGCAGAGCTGCTCTCCTTGAGCTGGAAGCATGCGGGGGCGCTATTGTTCATTTCTTGGGGCGGCTCGGCGCTCGCCACCATTCTGTTTACGGCGGGGTTGTCGAGCGGCAATCTGAATGCTGTGCTGCTGCTGCAAAAGCTTCAGCCGCTGTTTGCCATCATTCTCGCCAGCCTGCTGCTGAAGGAGCGGCTGCCGCGCCATTTTGGCTGGCTGCTGGGCATTGCGCTTGCTGGAACCTATATGCTGACCTTCGGCCTGTCGTTTCCGGGCGGGAACTGGGGACAATATCTTCAGGCCGGGAGCCTGATGTCTCTGGGAGCCGCTGCTCTGTGGGGCGGCTCCACGGTCATGGGGCGGATGATGGTCGGCAAGATCAAATACGAAACCGTAACCTCGCTCAGGTTCGTGCTGGCGCTTCCACTGCTTTCCATGATTTCCTGGAGCGAGGGCGCAGCCTGGAATCTTCCGGCAGCTGGAACGGCGGAAGGTACAGCTGTCATGCTGAATCTGGCGGGCCAGGCGCTGCTGCCGGGACTGCTGAGCCTGATGATCTATTACAAGGGCTTGACGACAACGAAAGCGTCCGCTGCGACCCTTGCCGAGCTGAGCTTTCCAATGGTCGGTGTACTGATCAACTGGATGGTCTTCCAGGAAACAATCACGCTTGCACAAACGCTGGGCTTCGTGCTCATCTGGCTGAGTCTGTATCTGCTCTCCAGGCAGTCGAATCACGCTGCGGTAGCCGAGCAGCAGCCGTCACCCTATAGGCAGGCCAGCGCCTGAACAGCATCCTAAAGGGCTGTGACCTTGCCAATCTTAACAAGACTGCATCTGCAAGATTTCAGATCTGTGTCCTGCAGTCTTTTTTTGTCGATTTTCATTGAAAAAAATGTAATTTAAAAGAGGAATTGGCGCTGCAGCAATCGAATTTAATCGAAAGACTGAATCTCGTAATGACTGGATTGATGCATATGAATCTGAATCTGGATATGAACACTGTATTCATCTGCCTCGTCACAGGGCATGTGTTTACCATATTGTTAATTTGGGCATACCGCCGGGGGCATGACAGGGACCGGGCGGTTAATGCTTTTTATGCGGCAAAGATGCTGCAGGCAGGCGGATGGATGCTCGCCATGTTTCGCAATGAAGCCCCTGACCTCCTGACGGTATATGCGGCTAACACGCTGTTGTTCATGGCAGCTGCATGCGAGGCAGCAGCGCTGCTGCGGCTGGTGGATGCCTTTGACCGACGTACCCGGGCCATGTATATCATGCTGACCGCCGGGTGCCTGATACTGTTTTATTCGGTTGCACTGGGGACGGGCATGGAGAAATACCGGATCGTTGCTGCCTCCTTCGGGCTGTCCCTGTACTTTATACTGCCAGCAGTCAAGATGCTGCGCCGCGCTCGTGCTTCTCTCTTAATGAAGATCACCGCCTTCACGAGCATCCTGATCGCAGGAGGCACCTTCGTAAGGGGCATCGTGGCTTGGACAACAGATGGGCCGACGTCACTGTATGAGCCGAATGTGTTCCAGCCGCTCGCCTTCCTGCTTCTGTTTCTGCTCTTATTTATGGGTAACACCAGCTTTGTGCTGTTGTCCAAGGAGCGAGCCGATGCCGAGCTGCTGCGGCTGGCCAGCTATGATGATCTGACCGGTGTGCGCAACCGCAGAACCTTCATTACCGAAGCGCGTCTGGCGCTGGAGCAGTGCCGCAGGAAAGGGGCACCGGTTTCCTTTATGCTTATGGATGTAGATGAGTTCAAGGACATTAACGACACCTATGGCCATGATATGGGCGATCGGGTGCTGCAGGAGTATGCCGGTCTGGTTCAGGCAGCACTGGAGCCGGGAGATCTGCTGGGACGCTATGGCGGTGATGAGTTCGCGGTGCTGCTGCCCTTTGCCGACGAGCGAGCCTCTGATGTGGTAGCCGAGGCGATCCGGCAGGCAGCCGAGGATTCCCGGCATGGTTCTGGAATTCCGTTTGCGCTCAGTATCGGAGTGGTCACGGTGCATATGAAGGATAGGATGTCCATCGACAAGCTGTACAAGCTGAGCGATATTGCACTTTATGAGGCGAAGCAGGCCGGCCGGAACCGGGTCATGCGGACCCTCCCGGACGTACATGCCAAGGGGGATGGCATTGCGGCGGAAGCGGCAGGGTAAGGGCAGCAGCAGACTAACGGCAAGGCGGTGCAGAGAGACTCTGGCCGTCTTTTTTATATATGCTGAGATCTGCCGGCTCTCCGCCCGGATAACGAGAAGCCGCGGCACATGCCGGTGCTCCTCGTTATCCGGGCGGCTTTTTCGGGTAAAGATAAGGTACAACAATCCCGAAGGAGTGAGGAAGATGAAGGAATTTGATTACTCCCTGGATTACAAGCAGCTGGACCTTCGTCAGCAGCCGGAGCTGTACACGGTCGGACGGGGAGAGCAGGGAGTCCTGCTCGTCGAGCCGTACAAGGGTGAGATTTTGCCCCACTGGCGGTTCAAGACCCCGGAGATCGCAAGGCAATCCTCGGAAAAGATATACGAAATGTTTCTGAATTATAAAGATGAAGGCGATTTCGTCGGAATGGATATGGCCAGAAAATTTCTGCAGATGGGCTATACAAGGGCCCGCAGATACACGAACCATAAAGGCGGACGGAAATATTCCAAGGAGGACGGGGCCATTCTGCCTTACCAGAACGACAAGATCAAGGCGGAAGCGGCGGCGATTTTCAAAAAGAAATGGTTTGAAGCGAAGAGTGATCCTGATTATATCAGGATGAAGGAGGAGCACCGGGACCGGTATGAGCAGGAGGAGAAGCGGGAGAAGCAGAAGCAGCATTAAGGATGCCGAAGCGGCGTAGGACATATGGAGCATTCCGGAGCAGCTGAAGAAGTTTGGAGCGGCAAACATCCGCAGGCTGAAATACGTTATAATAGACATATCATCTACAAGCGGGGCTCCTGCTCATCGGCAGGGAGCCCGGTTTTGTGCGGAAGTGGAGAAGCAGTCAGTTGATATCATCGGAGCCTTCCCAATACATAGCAACAGAAGGACTCTCGCGGCGGAGGAATGGACATGGGTATCGTTTTTACGTTTTTGAACAAGTATCGGGTGGCTGCCCTGGCGGCACTGCTCATGATGATCATCGAGCTTGCCGTCGAGCTGTCGCAGCCGCTGATCATCTCCAAGATCATTGATGAAGGCATTCAGGAGAAGAATTTGACCGTTGTCTGGACTTGGCTGGCGGTGCTGGCGTCAACCGCGGTAATCGCGTTTGCTGCCGGTATCGCGAGCTCTTTTTTCGCCGCACATGCAAGTCAGGGGCTGGGGTATGACATGCGTGACAGGCTGTACGACAAGGTGCAGTCTTTCTCGTACGCAGTGTTTAACAAGTTCGCCACCTCCTCCCTGATCACCCGGCTGACCGGCGATGTGACACAGATTCAGGATACGGTGTTCATGGGACTGCGGTTTATGACCCGCGTTCCGCTCGTCGTCTCGGGAAGCATTATTATGGCGCTGGTCATTGATGTTCAGCTCGGATTGTGGCTGGCGCTGACGGTGCCGATGCTATCGATCTTTATCGCCTGGGTGATGAAGAAAGCCGCGGTTTCCTTCAGGCGGGTTCAGCAGCGTCTGGATGCCGTGAACGGCGTCATTCAGGAGAATCTGACCGGCATTCGGCTCATCCGCGTCTTCGTGCGCATGGGACATGAAATCCGCCGGTTCGCCTCCTCTTCAGAGCAGCTGATGCAGCGCACCGTATCCACACTGCGCATGACTGAACGGACAATGCCGTTCATTCTGATCGTGATGAATACCGCAATTATCGCGGTGCTCTGGTTCGGGCGGCGTGACATTACGACCGGCAATGCGTCCATCGGGGAGGTCGTCGCCGTGCTCAATTACTCTCTCCGCTGTATCGGGGCGATGTCGATGCTGTCAGGGCTGGTAATGGTACTATCCCGGGCAAGAGCCTCCGCGCTCCGGATTCAGGAAGTACTGGAGACAGAGGATGCTTCCTTGGAGGGTTCTGGGAAGCAAGATGGGGTCCGCGCTGGATTGTCCAAGCAGCCTGATATTCCGGTTATCGCGGGCGACGTTGAATTCAATCACGTAGGCTTCAGCTACCCGGGCAGCGATATTACGGTGCTGGAGGAGATCTCTTTCCGCGCGGCACCGGGGGAGCGGATTGCGATTATGGGAGCTACCGGAGCCGGCAAATCCTCGCTCGTCCAGCTCATTCCACAGCTCTATCAGGAGCATAAGGGCACGGTGCTGATTGACGGACAGGCAGCCCATAGCTACGCGCCGGACAGCCTTCGCGCCAGCATTGGCTATGTGCCGCAGGAGGTGCTGTTATTTTCCGGTACCGTGAGAGATAATATCGCCTGGGGACGTCAGGATGCCAGCCTGGAGGACATTATGGAGGCGGCGAAGCAGGCCCAGATTCATGAGACGATTCTTCGGCTGCCGAAGAGATATGACACGATGCTGGGACAGCGGGGCGTGAACCTCTCCGGCGGTCAGAAGCAGCGCTTGTCGATTGCCCGGGCACTGGTCCGCAAGCCGGCGATTCTCATCCTGGATGACAGTACCAGTGCGCTGGATGTCAAGACAGAGTCGGCGCTGCTGCAAGCGCTGAAGGAGATTTCGTGCACGACCTTTTTAATTACGCAAAAAATCAGCTCTACCGTGTCGGCAGACCAGATTCTGCTGCTGGATGAAGGGCGCCTGATCGCCTGCGGCGAGCATGAAGAGCTGATGAACGATTCTGCACTGTACCGCCGAATCTATGAATCCCAGCATGAGGAGGAAACCGCGCATGTTCAGAGCCTTCATTGAACCATTCCGTCAGCCGAGGCCCCGGTTTGAGCTGGGGGAGGGCAAAGGCA is part of the Paenibacillus algicola genome and harbors:
- the trxA gene encoding thioredoxin — encoded protein: MGAVTLTQSTFQEQIDQGVTLVDFWAPWCGPCKIQIPIIEELSTELDQATIAKVNVDQEPELASKYEIMSIPTLLLFKDGELVDKMVGLQSKEVLKNKLNI
- a CDS encoding DUF4385 domain-containing protein, whose amino-acid sequence is MKEFDYSLDYKQLDLRQQPELYTVGRGEQGVLLVEPYKGEILPHWRFKTPEIARQSSEKIYEMFLNYKDEGDFVGMDMARKFLQMGYTRARRYTNHKGGRKYSKEDGAILPYQNDKIKAEAAAIFKKKWFEAKSDPDYIRMKEEHRDRYEQEEKREKQKQH
- a CDS encoding thioredoxin family protein is translated as MDRIQSKQQYEDLINREGLTVIKYDATWCPDCKTLDKFMPDIVSKHPDKEFYALDVEQLEDVASHNEVRGIPSLLVYQNGVKLAHLHSKYAKTPNQISEYLETLESKN
- a CDS encoding ABC transporter ATP-binding protein, whose protein sequence is MGIVFTFLNKYRVAALAALLMMIIELAVELSQPLIISKIIDEGIQEKNLTVVWTWLAVLASTAVIAFAAGIASSFFAAHASQGLGYDMRDRLYDKVQSFSYAVFNKFATSSLITRLTGDVTQIQDTVFMGLRFMTRVPLVVSGSIIMALVIDVQLGLWLALTVPMLSIFIAWVMKKAAVSFRRVQQRLDAVNGVIQENLTGIRLIRVFVRMGHEIRRFASSSEQLMQRTVSTLRMTERTMPFILIVMNTAIIAVLWFGRRDITTGNASIGEVVAVLNYSLRCIGAMSMLSGLVMVLSRARASALRIQEVLETEDASLEGSGKQDGVRAGLSKQPDIPVIAGDVEFNHVGFSYPGSDITVLEEISFRAAPGERIAIMGATGAGKSSLVQLIPQLYQEHKGTVLIDGQAAHSYAPDSLRASIGYVPQEVLLFSGTVRDNIAWGRQDASLEDIMEAAKQAQIHETILRLPKRYDTMLGQRGVNLSGGQKQRLSIARALVRKPAILILDDSTSALDVKTESALLQALKEISCTTFLITQKISSTVSADQILLLDEGRLIACGEHEELMNDSALYRRIYESQHEEETAHVQSLH
- a CDS encoding GGDEF domain-containing protein, whose product is MNLNLDMNTVFICLVTGHVFTILLIWAYRRGHDRDRAVNAFYAAKMLQAGGWMLAMFRNEAPDLLTVYAANTLLFMAAACEAAALLRLVDAFDRRTRAMYIMLTAGCLILFYSVALGTGMEKYRIVAASFGLSLYFILPAVKMLRRARASLLMKITAFTSILIAGGTFVRGIVAWTTDGPTSLYEPNVFQPLAFLLLFLLLFMGNTSFVLLSKERADAELLRLASYDDLTGVRNRRTFITEARLALEQCRRKGAPVSFMLMDVDEFKDINDTYGHDMGDRVLQEYAGLVQAALEPGDLLGRYGGDEFAVLLPFADERASDVVAEAIRQAAEDSRHGSGIPFALSIGVVTVHMKDRMSIDKLYKLSDIALYEAKQAGRNRVMRTLPDVHAKGDGIAAEAAG
- a CDS encoding DMT family transporter, coding for MARAGTSSNLHADGRNYSRLHAGGGFWLVALGAALWGINPLFRVTLLNYMTSAQIVMLEHLLISLIAVPILWRNRAELLSLSWKHAGALLFISWGGSALATILFTAGLSSGNLNAVLLLQKLQPLFAIILASLLLKERLPRHFGWLLGIALAGTYMLTFGLSFPGGNWGQYLQAGSLMSLGAAALWGGSTVMGRMMVGKIKYETVTSLRFVLALPLLSMISWSEGAAWNLPAAGTAEGTAVMLNLAGQALLPGLLSLMIYYKGLTTTKASAATLAELSFPMVGVLINWMVFQETITLAQTLGFVLIWLSLYLLSRQSNHAAVAEQQPSPYRQASA
- a CDS encoding DsrE family protein, translated to MKKFAIIVHSSENELGRALHALLYAMELNEAGHEVKVIFDGAGTVWVKKFEDPASDYNPVYNAVKNQGLIAGVCEYCSNAFGVNEDVKQSGLASMGERDGHPSIAELVAADYQIITL